Below is a genomic region from Thermoplasmatales archaeon.
CCTTCAAATCTTTTGATTCAGCGAATGCTTTTCTTAGTCTTAGGAGAATAATTTATAATTTTGTAAGAGGAGATGAAAATAGAGCTATGAAAGCTGATATAAATTTAGAGCTTGGACAAAATAGATTATATACTCTTATAAAATTTTGATATAAGAGATATCATTCATTTCGAGGAGAATCTTAAATTTTTTGGGATGCTGTTAACTTTAGCATTGCATTAACTCTTGCAAATGCTACTATAAATCTTTCATATTCATTATCCATTTTTACCACTCTACAATAAAAAACTGTAGTTATTGGATAAACTCTGATGGCTCTATCCAATTATAATAGAAAACATAAATGGAAAACCAGAGCTTCACATGTTTTATTTTCCATCTCTTGCTTGGAAAATAGTTATCAAAATGTTCTATCTTTTCAGTATCAAATACCATGACCTTTCGTCTGTTTCGCATCGCACACACTGGGGCTTTTATCTGAGATGCTATTTTCAAATACATCTCTTAGCGACAATCTGCACAGATATAGAAATAAGCTGTAAAGTATTATTTCCGCTGGTTTTTTCTCTCATAATGATACATTTTTCTTTCAATAATTGCATCCCATCCTATAGATGCATTTGGTGATAAAATGCAAAAAAGGGATGGGATGCATATTTTTATCGAAAATTTTGGTTAAGTTAACAGCACCCTCAGGAGCATAGAATAAATCATTTTTATTTCTTACTTAAAATGCGGAAATTGGCTGTAATGTTAGTTAATCAAGCCAATCCGAGAAAAAAATATTTATTCAATCTTTATTTCAAAATCATGAAAATATTTATTGATACCGCTGATATAGATGAGATAATAGAAGCAAAAAAATGGGGGGTTGTTGATGGAGTAACTACAAATCCAACACTGATTAAAATAGCTTTTGAAAAATTCAGAAACAGGATGAGTATGGAGGATTATATAAAGGAAATTTGCAAAATTGTTGATGGACCAGTAAGCTTGGAGGTAAAAGGATTTAAAGAAGAGGAAATGATAAAAGAGGCAAGAATTCTTAATGAAAAATTCAATGAAAAAAATAATGTCGTAATAAAAATTCCGATTTGTACATCTCCCGAAGAGCCATTTGAAGGAGTAAAAGCAATAAAAAAGCTTGAAGAGGAAGGAATAAAAACAAACGCAACACTTGTGATGAGCCCGACGCAGGCATTGCTTGTTGCGAAGGCGGGCGGAAGTTATGTCAGCCCATTTGTTGGAAGAATTGATGATTATATAA
It encodes:
- a CDS encoding transaldolase — encoded protein: MKIFIDTADIDEIIEAKKWGVVDGVTTNPTLIKIAFEKFRNRMSMEDYIKEICKIVDGPVSLEVKGFKEEEMIKEARILNEKFNEKNNVVIKIPICTSPEEPFEGVKAIKKLEEEGIKTNATLVMSPTQALLVAKAGGSYVSPFVGRIDDYIRDKLGIKYGKWDYYDYNMVRKIEERMLEAGDILEAYKKNSGINYSDNGLYSGVDMVKSIVNIYRAYKFKTRIIAASIRNARQVREIAELGVDIATIPFSVLKEMIVHQKTEEGVKKFFEDTVEEYRKIFM